A window of the Cucurbita pepo subsp. pepo cultivar mu-cu-16 chromosome LG01, ASM280686v2, whole genome shotgun sequence genome harbors these coding sequences:
- the LOC111804490 gene encoding transcription factor TB1-like — MFSSTNNLHLFPVQHYFVPSSSSSSSSYHQLVPPPPPPPPPPPGPAVACPANNALVLQDLQNPFVGVGEEGRMKNEEEGQCYSCGVNQKSRMKKDRHSKIYTAQGLRDRRVRLSIEISRKFFDLQDMLGYDKASKTLDWLLNNSRKAIKELTNSNNNNSNNNNNLYNFDSEFEAHKTTLPKCCKKNVGFHDVLAKESRAKNFKCVRSHGIAAATTNTCTNTYISMVVCGFNPTFYM; from the exons ATGTTTTCTTCCACCAACAATCTCCACCTTTTCCCTGTTCAACACTACTTCGtcccatcttcttcctcctcctcctcctcttacCACCAGCTggttcctcctcctcctcctcctcctcctcctcctcctggGCCGGCGGTGGCGTGTCCTGCGAACAACGCGTTGGTCCTGCAAGATCTGCAAAACCCATTTGTTGGAGTGGGTGAAGAAGGAAGGATGAAGAATGAGGAAGAAGGGCAGTGTTATTCTTGTGGTGTGAACCAAAAGAGCAGAATGAAGAAAGATCGGCATAGCAAGATTTACACAGCTCAGGGTTTGAGAGACAGGAGAGTTAGATTATCCATTGAGATTTCAAGAAAGTTCTTTGATCTTCAAGACATGTTGGGTTATGACAAAGCTAGCAAAACCCTAGACTGGCTGCTCAACAACTCAAGAAAAGCTATTAAGGAGTTGACAAActcaaacaacaacaacagcaacaacaacaacaacttgTATAACTTTGATTCTGAATTTGAGGCTCACAAAACAACATTGCCTAAATGTTGTAAGAAAAATGTTGGATTCCATGATGTTTTGGCCAAGGAATCTAGGGCAAAG AATTTCAAGTGTGTGCGAAGCCATGGGATAGCTGCAGCAACAACCAACACCTGCACTAACACTTACATATCCATGGTGGTCTGCGGATTTAATCCCACTTTTTATATGTAA